A stretch of Paenibacillus sp. URB8-2 DNA encodes these proteins:
- the spoIIIAE gene encoding stage III sporulation protein AE has product MEKRGIFRPPKLRVALLIVCLVFIGWSRAAASPADEAGTPMGQTGTIVDQAGRSADSPETAAEGRGAASASSSASSNGAQTGQSETPIDQWVKSQVDDLPKDGVEKYWNQLMKDYGGFFPDGATPSLMDMLLPGGEGLSLKNVLSGLLSYMWHEVLYNGKLLVTIVMISVLSMILETLQTAFERKAVSKVAYTLCFMVVLVIAVNSFNVAIGYAKDAIDRMIDFMMAMIPLLFALLASMGNVVTVSVTHPLIVFMIHTVGTLIHTLVFPLLFFSAVLHLVSSISDKYKLTQLANLLRNIGTGVLGVLLTVFLGVISVRGITSSVTDGVTLRAAKYVTGNFVPVIGKMFADATDTVISASLLVKNAIGLSGVIIILFLCAFPAIKILVLALIYNVAGAVMQPLGDTPIVSCLQTIGKSMIYVFAALAAVSLMFFLAVTILLTAGNVTVMMR; this is encoded by the coding sequence ATGGAAAAGCGCGGCATATTCCGCCCGCCCAAACTCAGAGTCGCGCTGCTGATTGTCTGTCTCGTGTTCATTGGATGGAGCCGGGCGGCCGCTTCACCGGCAGATGAGGCTGGAACGCCTATGGGCCAAACCGGCACTATTGTCGACCAAGCCGGGCGTTCCGCGGATTCCCCCGAAACGGCCGCCGAAGGCCGGGGCGCAGCCTCCGCATCCTCATCCGCATCATCAAACGGAGCGCAAACCGGTCAGAGCGAAACGCCGATAGATCAATGGGTGAAGAGCCAGGTCGACGATTTGCCCAAGGATGGAGTCGAGAAATACTGGAATCAGCTGATGAAGGATTACGGCGGTTTTTTTCCGGATGGGGCTACTCCCTCGCTCATGGATATGCTGCTGCCGGGGGGCGAAGGGCTAAGCCTGAAAAATGTGCTGTCGGGCCTCCTCTCCTACATGTGGCATGAAGTGCTCTACAACGGCAAGCTGCTTGTCACGATTGTAATGATCAGCGTGCTGAGCATGATTCTGGAGACGCTCCAGACGGCGTTCGAGCGCAAGGCGGTCAGCAAGGTGGCCTACACCCTGTGCTTTATGGTGGTGCTGGTCATCGCGGTCAACAGCTTCAATGTAGCCATCGGTTATGCCAAGGACGCCATCGACCGGATGATCGACTTCATGATGGCGATGATCCCGCTTCTGTTCGCACTGCTCGCTTCCATGGGCAATGTCGTTACCGTTTCGGTGACCCATCCCCTGATCGTGTTCATGATCCATACGGTCGGCACGCTGATTCACACGTTGGTCTTTCCGCTATTGTTCTTCTCGGCAGTTCTGCATCTGGTCAGTTCCATCTCGGACAAATACAAGCTGACCCAACTTGCGAATCTGCTGAGGAACATCGGCACAGGGGTACTTGGCGTCCTGCTGACCGTCTTTCTGGGCGTTATCTCCGTTAGAGGCATCACCAGCTCGGTTACGGACGGAGTGACGCTCAGGGCAGCGAAGTATGTTACCGGCAATTTCGTTCCCGTTATCGGCAAAATGTTCGCAGACGCTACCGATACCGTCATATCCGCCTCGCTGCTGGTGAAGAACGCAATCGGATTGTCCGGCGTCATTATCATCCTGTTCCTGTGTGCGTTTCCGGCAATCAAAATACTCGTGCTGGCCCTCATTTATAATGTGGCCGGAGCCGTGATGCAGCCGCTCGGGGACACGCCGATCGTATCCTGCCTGCAGACAATCGGAAAGAGCATGATTTATGTATTCGCCGCCTTGGCCGCTGTATCGCTCATGTTCTTTCTGGCTGTCACCATTCTGCTGACCGCCGGCAACGTTACGGTCATGATGAGATAA
- the spoIIIAD gene encoding stage III sporulation protein AD, protein MEIIQIVGIGLMSTVLILVLKEQKPMFAFLLAAATGILIFLFLIGKIGGVISTLQRLAESSGMETVYLKTVFKIIGIAYIAEFGAQIVRDAGQESIASKIELAGKVLIMTLAVPIIGIIIETVMKLLPA, encoded by the coding sequence ATGGAAATCATTCAAATCGTAGGAATCGGACTAATGTCGACCGTTCTCATTCTTGTGCTGAAAGAACAAAAGCCGATGTTCGCCTTCTTGCTGGCGGCGGCAACGGGCATACTGATCTTCCTGTTTCTGATCGGCAAAATCGGCGGCGTAATCTCCACTCTTCAGCGGCTTGCGGAGTCTTCGGGTATGGAGACCGTGTACTTGAAGACCGTATTCAAAATCATCGGCATCGCCTATATCGCGGAATTCGGAGCCCAGATCGTACGTGACGCGGGCCAGGAATCCATCGCCTCCAAAATCGAGCTGGCCGGCAAAGTGCTGATTATGACGCTGGCTGTGCCGATCATCGGAATCATTATTGAAACGGTTATGAAGCTTTTGCCGGCATAG
- the spoIIIAC gene encoding stage III sporulation protein AC, producing MNIEVNAIFQIAGIGIIIAMIHTVLKQMGKEDIAHWVTVIGFVVVLFMVIRMLDGLLQEIKTIFLFQ from the coding sequence ATGAATATTGAAGTCAACGCGATCTTTCAAATTGCCGGCATCGGCATCATTATCGCCATGATTCATACCGTGCTCAAGCAGATGGGCAAAGAGGATATCGCCCATTGGGTGACCGTTATCGGCTTTGTCGTCGTGCTGTTCATGGTCATCCGGATGCTGGACGGACTGCTGCAGGAAATCAAGACGATCTTTCTTTTTCAATAG
- the spoIIIAB gene encoding stage III sporulation protein SpoIIIAB encodes MLKLLGAAMILRAATLAGFRRARQYADRPRHIRGLIAALQRLETEIMYGYTPLPEAMKRIAVQSREPLRGFFTAAAEGMSPPYNRTAQEAVDRAMETNWKATAMKTPEQEVLRQLSCTLGTSDRSNQTNHIALALQQLKQEEISAREDQAKYEKVSKSLGLLLGALIVILIF; translated from the coding sequence ATGCTTAAGCTCCTGGGCGCCGCGATGATCCTGCGCGCGGCGACTCTGGCCGGCTTCCGCCGGGCCCGGCAGTATGCGGACCGGCCCCGGCATATCCGCGGTCTGATCGCCGCGCTTCAGCGGCTGGAGACCGAGATCATGTACGGCTATACGCCGCTGCCGGAGGCGATGAAACGGATTGCCGTCCAGTCGAGGGAGCCGCTCCGGGGTTTCTTCACCGCAGCCGCCGAAGGGATGAGCCCGCCCTATAACCGGACCGCGCAGGAAGCGGTGGACAGGGCGATGGAAACAAACTGGAAGGCGACCGCGATGAAAACGCCGGAGCAGGAAGTTCTCCGGCAGCTCAGCTGCACGCTCGGCACCAGCGACCGAAGCAATCAGACGAATCATATTGCACTGGCGCTGCAGCAGTTGAAACAGGAGGAAATTTCGGCCCGCGAAGACCAGGCCAAGTACGAAAAGGTGAGCAAAAGTCTGGGACTCCTGCTGGGGGCGTTGATCGTCATTTTGATCTTTTAG
- the spoIIIAA gene encoding stage III sporulation protein AA, whose translation MGIDWLQLFPEKVKAALSRLPLPLLETVEEIRIREGRPLEINYAGKYHFVDAAGRLTLEPEEAYRPDREDSHRMLDLISNHSLYTMEEELRKGFITIPGGHRIGLAGRTVLSSGSVGHLRDIGGFNVRIAREIPGVADRILPLLLDDSRRRVMHTLIISPPQHGKTTLLRDLARQISAGSAGGRDGRPGLKVGIVDERSEIAGSRRGIPSFDIGPRTDVLDGCPKAEGMMMMIRSLSPDVLIADEIGRPEDADALTEALHAGITVLAAAHGREVSELALRPGLGRIIELGVFERYVILRRSAGELSFRVLDGRKRPLPVYPGERKGGESHA comes from the coding sequence ATGGGCATCGATTGGCTTCAATTATTTCCCGAAAAAGTGAAAGCCGCGCTCTCCCGGCTCCCGCTCCCGCTGCTTGAGACGGTTGAAGAAATCCGCATCAGGGAAGGGCGGCCGCTGGAAATCAATTATGCGGGGAAGTACCACTTTGTGGACGCAGCCGGCAGGCTGACACTGGAGCCGGAAGAGGCGTATAGACCGGACCGTGAGGACAGCCACCGGATGCTTGACCTGATCAGCAATCATTCGCTCTATACGATGGAAGAAGAGCTTCGCAAGGGATTCATTACCATCCCGGGGGGACACCGTATCGGACTCGCCGGGCGGACGGTTTTAAGCAGCGGAAGCGTTGGGCATCTGCGGGATATCGGCGGATTCAACGTCCGGATTGCGCGGGAGATTCCCGGCGTCGCCGACCGGATTCTGCCGCTCCTGCTGGATGACAGCCGCCGGCGGGTCATGCACACGCTGATTATATCTCCGCCCCAACATGGCAAGACGACGCTGCTCCGCGATCTCGCCCGGCAAATTTCCGCAGGGAGCGCGGGAGGAAGAGACGGGCGCCCCGGTCTCAAGGTAGGCATCGTGGACGAGCGTTCCGAAATCGCTGGAAGCCGCAGGGGGATACCTTCTTTCGATATCGGTCCGCGGACAGATGTGCTGGACGGCTGCCCCAAAGCCGAGGGCATGATGATGATGATCCGCTCCCTCTCGCCGGATGTGCTGATCGCCGACGAAATCGGCCGGCCTGAGGATGCCGATGCGCTGACTGAGGCGCTGCATGCCGGAATTACGGTTCTGGCCGCCGCGCACGGCCGTGAAGTGTCCGAGCTGGCTTTGCGACCCGGACTCGGCCGGATTATCGAACTGGGCGTGTTCGAAAGATACGTCATCCTCCGCCGATCGGCGGGCGAGCTGTCCTTTCGCGTGCTGGATGGCCGCAAACGCCCGCTTCCGGTATATCCGGGAGAACGCAAAGGAGGCGAAAGCCATGCTTAA
- a CDS encoding YqhV family protein, whose amino-acid sequence MDKYVSWMAVLRMLSGSAEITAALIMLRLNQVDKALAVNSALALVGPTVLVLTTAIGLTGMAQNLSPSKLCWVGVGVACLLIGILKK is encoded by the coding sequence GTGGACAAGTATGTAAGCTGGATGGCCGTGCTGCGCATGCTGTCAGGCAGTGCGGAAATTACTGCTGCGCTGATCATGCTGCGGCTGAACCAGGTGGACAAGGCTTTGGCGGTCAATTCGGCGCTGGCGCTCGTCGGTCCGACCGTGCTCGTTCTGACCACAGCCATCGGTCTTACGGGCATGGCGCAGAATCTATCTCCCAGCAAGCTGTGTTGGGTGGGTGTCGGCGTGGCGTGTCTCTTAATCGGTATTTTGAAAAAATGA
- a CDS encoding YitT family protein → MHTRHPEIPITFESLTKTAREVAIVVLSALLVAAGLKLFLIPHQLLSGGVAGAASVIGYLTDPKYISLIYFGINLPILLWGLVAVGRKYIFLSMLCVACTTWFLTIIPQVKVTKDPILASIFGGVIIAGGIGFSLRAGGSSGGFDILGSIITRKRDVPMGTVLFIMDGLVILTLGFMKSWDSALYAMLCTFVKSRVVDMIHIRHVKLTCFIVTKRKEEMVERLNRLPHGVTVVNAEGGYSHEGNTMLMTVTTRYELSELRKAVISVDPSAFVNVLETVEILGRFRRLA, encoded by the coding sequence ATGCACACCCGTCATCCTGAAATTCCCATTACATTCGAAAGTCTCACCAAAACAGCCAGAGAGGTCGCCATCGTCGTCTTATCCGCCCTTCTGGTCGCGGCCGGTTTGAAGCTGTTCCTGATCCCGCACCAGCTCCTCAGCGGAGGAGTGGCCGGAGCTGCGTCCGTTATCGGTTACTTGACCGATCCCAAATATATTTCGCTTATATATTTCGGCATCAATCTGCCGATTCTGCTCTGGGGCCTCGTCGCCGTTGGAAGAAAATACATTTTTCTCAGTATGCTCTGCGTCGCCTGCACCACCTGGTTCCTGACGATTATTCCTCAGGTGAAAGTAACCAAAGATCCGATTCTGGCCAGCATTTTCGGCGGGGTCATCATTGCGGGGGGCATTGGCTTCTCTCTGCGCGCGGGCGGGTCGTCGGGAGGATTCGATATTCTGGGCTCTATCATTACGCGTAAAAGAGATGTGCCGATGGGAACGGTTCTGTTCATTATGGACGGGCTAGTTATTTTAACCCTCGGCTTTATGAAAAGCTGGGATTCCGCGCTCTACGCCATGCTGTGTACATTTGTGAAGAGCCGAGTGGTCGATATGATCCATATCCGGCATGTCAAATTGACCTGCTTCATCGTGACGAAACGAAAGGAAGAGATGGTTGAGCGGCTGAACCGGCTTCCGCATGGCGTGACTGTCGTCAACGCGGAGGGGGGATACAGTCATGAAGGCAACACGATGCTGATGACGGTCACTACGAGGTACGAGCTTTCGGAGCTGCGCAAGGCCGTTATCTCCGTCGATCCAAGCGCGTTCGTGAACGTGCTGGAAACGGTGGAAATTCTGGGAAGGTTCAGACGGTTGGCATAA
- a CDS encoding aspartate kinase: MSLYVMKFGGSSVGDTERMKRVAKRIADKQDEGHRCVVVVSAMGDTTDELIDQAKLLCSQLPAREMDMLMTTGEQISIALLSIALSGIGREAVSYTGWQAGFRTDETHGRARINEIVPRRVLEALEKNKIVIVAGFQGMTIDGEITTLGRGGSDTTAVALAAAIKADVCEIYTDVDGVYSTDPRIVKNARKLKEISYDEMLELANLGAAVLHPRAVEYAKRYQVKLVVRSSFNYNEGTVVKEEASMEQGVAVSGIAYDKNVARISISGVADVPGVLARVFGKLADEGINVDIIVQSGVQNGEADFSFTVSLDEMERAKEVIRQVREELPYREVTSEDNLVKISIVGAGMVSHPGVAAQMFEVISGLGISIKMVSTSEIKVSCVVESGKLKEIIQALHKAYGLDTDQQVFVGGPQDRR, from the coding sequence TTGTCACTTTATGTCATGAAATTCGGAGGCAGCTCCGTCGGAGATACCGAGCGTATGAAGCGGGTCGCCAAACGCATCGCAGACAAGCAGGATGAAGGCCACCGCTGCGTCGTGGTTGTATCCGCCATGGGGGACACGACCGACGAACTGATCGATCAGGCCAAGCTGCTGTGCAGCCAGCTGCCTGCGCGTGAGATGGATATGCTGATGACGACGGGGGAGCAAATCTCCATTGCGCTGCTGTCCATCGCCCTCAGCGGCATTGGACGCGAAGCTGTGTCCTATACCGGCTGGCAGGCCGGCTTCCGTACGGACGAGACGCACGGACGGGCGCGGATTAATGAGATTGTGCCCCGCCGGGTGCTGGAAGCGCTAGAGAAAAACAAGATCGTGATCGTTGCCGGTTTCCAAGGGATGACGATTGACGGCGAAATTACTACGCTCGGACGAGGCGGTTCCGATACGACGGCCGTTGCGCTCGCGGCGGCCATTAAAGCGGATGTCTGCGAAATCTATACGGATGTCGACGGGGTGTACTCCACCGACCCGCGCATCGTGAAGAATGCGCGCAAGCTCAAGGAAATCTCATATGACGAAATGCTGGAGCTCGCCAATCTGGGCGCCGCCGTGCTGCATCCTCGCGCGGTGGAATACGCGAAACGGTACCAGGTGAAGCTGGTTGTGCGGTCGAGCTTTAATTATAATGAAGGCACTGTGGTGAAGGAGGAAGCAAGCATGGAGCAGGGAGTGGCGGTTAGCGGCATCGCTTACGACAAAAATGTGGCGCGGATCAGCATTTCGGGAGTGGCCGACGTTCCCGGCGTACTGGCCCGGGTGTTCGGCAAGCTGGCCGATGAAGGCATCAACGTGGATATCATCGTGCAGAGCGGCGTACAGAACGGGGAAGCGGATTTCTCCTTCACCGTCTCGCTGGACGAAATGGAACGGGCCAAAGAGGTCATTCGTCAAGTCCGCGAAGAACTGCCGTACCGTGAGGTAACATCGGAAGATAATTTGGTCAAAATCTCCATCGTCGGCGCTGGCATGGTCAGCCATCCGGGCGTGGCGGCGCAGATGTTCGAGGTGATTTCGGGTCTTGGAATCAGCATTAAAATGGTCAGCACCTCCGAGATCAAGGTTTCCTGCGTAGTGGAGTCCGGCAAGCTGAAGGAGATTATCCAGGCGCTGCATAAGGCGTATGGGCTGGATACCGACCAGCAAGTATTTGTAGGCGGTCCGCAGGATCGCCGCTAG